Sequence from the Bacteroidota bacterium genome:
AAGAGGTCCAAGAGGCTTCACGTTTGGTCGTTACCAACACCGAGACGTATTATCAGAGTGTGGTGCTGAAAGTACAACAGTTTGAGTCGCAGTGGTTTGATCAAACCCGCAACATCATCGCCATCTACACCAAATACGGTGAGCTGCGCGAAGCAAGCGGCGGCGGTGCCAACGACCTTCAAAACTTCGTCGACAAGCATCTCCACTATCTGGATTTGCTGGAGAATATCAAAAGCGACTTGATCGGGGTCTATACGGACCTGACGACGATCAAAAACGCGATCTAAGGCATCCGTGATGCTATTGAAAAGGCAGTTCCATCATCGGGACTGCCTTTTTAGCTTGCATCCATTCGATGGCTTTAAGCAGGTGGGCAAGGGCAATCGCAAAGCAATTCCATGGACCCGATCAAATCGTAAATCTTGAAATTTGCTGCGTCAAATTCGAAGAAATGAACGCAGCAAAGCCGTTACGGCCTACAAGCCCATCAGGAAAACCAACGGCCCTTGATTGCTGCCAATCCCAACGGTCGTGACACCTGCACCATTTTTCAGTAGGAAAATTTGACGGGTGTCCATCGGCAATTGAATGCCTGATTCTACAGCAGGGATCGCGATGAATTTTCCATTGCCTAAACCTTTGAGGAAGAGGCCATGGCCTGCGTCTTCGCGGCCAATGTCGGGGCTTGCTGCATAGTGGTTGCCGACCAACAATAGATCCAATTTTTCATCTTCGTCCCAATCTGCAATCGCAATGTCCTTCACGGGAAAAATTTGCGCCTCGGGATTCAGTGGAATCGTGGTGAAATGGCCCTTACCATCGTTGAGTAGGACCAGCGAGGCGGCTTGCTTGAGATACCATTTTGGTGCTTTTGCCCAGTTTTCAGGGCCAACAACCGTCTCTGTCGTTGCCTCCGAATAGGATTTGTAGGACGTGAACCGCGACTTGAGCCCCGGCGCTTGCACGACCAATTCGTCAAAGGCATACTTGGGATGCAAATGGCCGTCGGGATAAGGATAGGAAATGAGTCCTTCCAAACTACCGTTGCCATCGAGATCCGAATACGATAGAACGCCCGGCTTCTCTTCCGAAACCTTGTGATTGAAGTTGGTACCGCGGTTGCCTGCCACTAAGTCCAGGTCGCCGTCATTGTCCAAGTCAGCGGCGGCGAGGCTGTACCAGAGCCCGTCGGTGTCTCTTAAGCCAAACGCTTCTGTCTGATTTGTCCATTTTCCATTTTCCAATTGCAGAATTTTGATCGGTTCCCAGGAACCACCCAACACCAATTCTGGAGTTTTGTCACCGTTCAGGTCGGCTGCTATCGCCTTGTTGAGGATGCCAAGTTTGCCTTGATTGGGCAGGAGGTCGGCAATGGAAAATTTGCCTTTTTCATTCTTCAGGAAATAGGACCGGCCTGCGTATGGATATTGACCAGGAATGGCGGCTCCTCCAACAAAAAGGTCACTGTCTCGATCACCATCAAAGTCCACCGCCACGGCAGACTGCGAAGGGGTGGACCATTGTGGAATGGCATCGGCTGAATAAGTGAATTGGCCTTTGCCGTCATTCAAATAAAGCCGGCAGCCATAATTTTGTGGCTGATTTGCCTCGTGCGCGAAGCTTGTGACAAACAAATCGTTGTCGCCATCCCCATCGGCATCGAAGAACAAGCTCTCGCCGTCTTTGAAATTGGTTTGTTGGGCAAAAGCGGGTTGCCGTGACAAGCGGTAATCGCCTTCTGAAGCTTGGATAAAGAGGCTGCCTGGTTTACCTGCCGATCCGCCAATGTAAAAATCATCCTTGTTGTCGCCATTCACGTCTCCAACGGTGATCCACGGACCGGCCTGTGAAACAGCATATTCCAGCAAGGCATCCGTCTTGAAATCGATGTAGCCGTTTTCTTCATGTACATAAGTCGGAAGCCCTGAACCAATGTGTCGTGCAAACAACGGTACTTCATCGATCGTGGGGCCGGGGTCATGGTCTAGGCCATCGCCAGGCTTGATTTCCAGCAATTGGTCGGGTTTGACTTGGTCAAAAACCTTGTATTTCCCATTCGGCCATCGCACCTTGACTTTGATTGTATTCACCTTTTCTCCCAATCCGAAATTGAGATCCGACTGTACCGAACTCAAAAATCCGCGGCTGGTAAACAACTCTTGGTATTGGGTTTGGTCCCCGTTGGTGACCCACACTTTGGCACCGAGTGCAAAGGTATTGGGTGCATTTCCTTTGAGTCGAATGCCGAGTGTATGTTGTTCAGGATGAAGTTGTTTGGCTTCGTTGCGGTACAGAAACGCAGCTTGGTTGTAATTGTTGACGATCAAGTCCAGGTCTCCGTCGAGGTCTAGGTCGGCGTAGGCGGCGCCGTTGGAAAAGCTCGTTTGGGTCAAGCCCCAATCGTCGGTCATTTTTTGGAATTGTAAGTCGCCTCGGTTTTTGAAGATGTAGTTCTTCAAAGGTGTCGAAGGCACTTCCTTGAGCAAGTCCATGCTTTTGACCGTTTGTGGGCCACCGCCTTTACGCACGATTTCGGGCGAACGGTATTTGATATAGTCCATGTCGGTGACGTCACGGGCGTAGCCGTTGGTGATCATCAAGTCTTTGAGCCCGTCGTTGTCAAAATCAGCCAACAAAGGCGCCCAGCTCCAGTCGGTATGGGAAATGCCTGCAAACTGCCCAATTTCGGAGAATGTCCCTGCGCCCGTATTCAGCTGCAAGCAGTTGCGCATCACTTGGTAATGAAGGCCATAGCTTGCCGTAATCTGGAAAATGTCGTAGGTCGAATAGCCCTTGAGCTGCTTCTGCCTGAAATTGTCTTCTGACATCATGTCGAGCGTGACAATATCGGGCAAGCCGTCGTTGTTGTAATCCGCCACGTCCGACCCCATCGAATTTTTGCTGATATGCCCCACAGCGACATCAATGCGGTCTTCAAATTTGCCGTTTCCAAGGTTGATGTAGAGATGGTCCTTGGTGGCATAATCCGAAGTGGTGTAAATGTCGGGACGACCATTCAAGTCAATGTCGGCAATGGTCGCACTCAAGCCAAAGTCAAAGCTCGCCAAACCAGCCGAAACGGTGATATCCGTAAAGGTCTGGTCACCGTTGTTGCGGTAAAGTTTGTTGGAATAATATTGATAGACAGAGTCTTGGGAGCGCGCCATTTCGGCAAGTTTGCCTTTCCAATCCTTTTCCGGATACAGGTAAAGCGCATTTTCAAAATCTGCACGGTGATTCAGAAGAAACATGTCCAAGTCACCGTCTGCATCGTAGTCAAAAAAGCTCGCATGGTTGGAATAGCCTGCATCGTCAAGGCCATATTCTTTGGCGCGATCGGTAAATGTGAGGTTTTTGTTGTTGATCAGCAGGATGTTGCGTCGTTGATCGGCAGTCGTGGAAAGCGAGCGGCAAAGGTAGATGTCCATGTAGCCATCGGCATTCACATCCGCCATGGTGATGCCAGTGGTAAATCCATTGTTGTAGACGCCTGCCTGATCGGAAATTTGCTTGAACTTCATTTTTCCGAGATTCAAGAACAACCTGCCACCAAACCGGTTGCCGCCCATGAAGATGTCGGGCAGGCCATCGTTGTTGATGTCCCCGACTGCAACGCCTGCGCCATTGTAATAATATTCGTAGGTAAGCGAATTGAAAGTTTCGTCTTCCTTGACCTCATTCCAAAAGAAAAAGCCGGACTCTGCCGAGTCCAGTAGCGTGAAAAGTGGTTTTCCCTTGGCTTCTTGGGTGATCGTGGCATCGGATGGCTTGGATTCATTGCAAGCAAGCGCAACGCAGCAAATCAGGAAAAGCAGGCCGAATCGAAACCTGCTGATGCGTGTAACTGACTTCTGTTTTTTTGCCACCAAGGCACCAAGGCACCAAGTTGAGCTTTGTGCCCAGGTGCCTTGGTGGCAAGAATTTGGAGGGACGTTGTTCATTGTTTTGGGCTGCTGTTTTTCCATTGTGATAGGTGAAATTGGGCGATCTTTTCCCCCATTTCCAAACCGTCGTCAAGGGCTTTGGGGAAGTGGATGCCGCCATAAAATCTGCTGACCGAGGCCTCGGTTGCGGCAGCTTCAAAGGAGGGAAAACGTCTGGGAGGATAACCAAACGGCACTTCTGAACTGTCGGTGAATGCAACGTCGGCCCCGAAAATGTCGGCAAGGATCGTGGAAGCTGTTCCCGAAACGACACTGTGGCCGCTGGGATATTCCGGAAATGCCGGGGTGACCAAGAGGGGTTTCCAATTCGGATCAAGTTTGTCTTGGATCACCGTGATGGGTCTGATCGATTGAAAATGATATTTCGCCTCCCAGCAAGCCAAAAAAGCATCCGCCATGGCCATGGAAAGTTTGCAGTACATTTCAGAAGTCGCCTGTAAATCAAATTTATTTTGGATGGCAATGCTACGGGCAATATTCATCCAATGTCCTGCTGGCGTAAGCTTTTTTTCTGCCGACGTCGAA
This genomic interval carries:
- a CDS encoding VCBS repeat-containing protein; protein product: MEKQQPKTMNNVPPNSCHQGTWAQSSTWCLGALVAKKQKSVTRISRFRFGLLFLICCVALACNESKPSDATITQEAKGKPLFTLLDSAESGFFFWNEVKEDETFNSLTYEYYYNGAGVAVGDINNDGLPDIFMGGNRFGGRLFLNLGKMKFKQISDQAGVYNNGFTTGITMADVNADGYMDIYLCRSLSTTADQRRNILLINNKNLTFTDRAKEYGLDDAGYSNHASFFDYDADGDLDMFLLNHRADFENALYLYPEKDWKGKLAEMARSQDSVYQYYSNKLYRNNGDQTFTDITVSAGLASFDFGLSATIADIDLNGRPDIYTTSDYATKDHLYINLGNGKFEDRIDVAVGHISKNSMGSDVADYNNDGLPDIVTLDMMSEDNFRQKQLKGYSTYDIFQITASYGLHYQVMRNCLQLNTGAGTFSEIGQFAGISHTDWSWAPLLADFDNDGLKDLMITNGYARDVTDMDYIKYRSPEIVRKGGGPQTVKSMDLLKEVPSTPLKNYIFKNRGDLQFQKMTDDWGLTQTSFSNGAAYADLDLDGDLDLIVNNYNQAAFLYRNEAKQLHPEQHTLGIRLKGNAPNTFALGAKVWVTNGDQTQYQELFTSRGFLSSVQSDLNFGLGEKVNTIKVKVRWPNGKYKVFDQVKPDQLLEIKPGDGLDHDPGPTIDEVPLFARHIGSGLPTYVHEENGYIDFKTDALLEYAVSQAGPWITVGDVNGDNKDDFYIGGSAGKPGSLFIQASEGDYRLSRQPAFAQQTNFKDGESLFFDADGDGDNDLFVTSFAHEANQPQNYGCRLYLNDGKGQFTYSADAIPQWSTPSQSAVAVDFDGDRDSDLFVGGAAIPGQYPYAGRSYFLKNEKGKFSIADLLPNQGKLGILNKAIAADLNGDKTPELVLGGSWEPIKILQLENGKWTNQTEAFGLRDTDGLWYSLAAADLDNDGDLDLVAGNRGTNFNHKVSEEKPGVLSYSDLDGNGSLEGLISYPYPDGHLHPKYAFDELVVQAPGLKSRFTSYKSYSEATTETVVGPENWAKAPKWYLKQAASLVLLNDGKGHFTTIPLNPEAQIFPVKDIAIADWDEDEKLDLLLVGNHYAASPDIGREDAGHGLFLKGLGNGKFIAIPAVESGIQLPMDTRQIFLLKNGAGVTTVGIGSNQGPLVFLMGL
- a CDS encoding vanadium-dependent haloperoxidase, which produces MDSTNQLRPPGPVPFDANPKSAFFQQCDSLLKVTRTLTPEQMAIARHWDDNSFVPIHTGHSTSAEKKLTPAGHWMNIARSIAIQNKFDLQATSEMYCKLSMAMADAFLACWEAKYHFQSIRPITVIQDKLDPNWKPLLVTPAFPEYPSGHSVVSGTASTILADIFGADVAFTDSSEVPFGYPPRRFPSFEAAATEASVSRFYGGIHFPKALDDGLEMGEKIAQFHLSQWKNSSPKQ